In the Flavobacterium acetivorans genome, one interval contains:
- a CDS encoding AI-2E family transporter — protein MLQISKIPKKYSALEILQYIVLISLLLYFGKTLFIPLSFSLLISFILYPVCQWMEKKGISKTLAIFLCLSILILLAGVLLYILFLQIQEFTNEWDQFRIKLLEALSQISLFISQRFEISAAEQQLFFRNSVDNSGTQLFSMLQSMAYSFSEIFFFLLIIPVFSALILFHRHILVNVLYQIFPSEKRKIIYEILIETIHAYYNFIKGMLVVYLIVGVLNSIGLALIGIPHPFLFGFIASILTFIPYIGIMISALLPIAVSWITFNSIWYPLAVILVFVVVQILEAYIIFPFAVGSRLKINTLVIIIMITAGGILWGAAGMILFIPFISILKLIADRSERLKTLSILLGDGQIKKPQE, from the coding sequence TGTTGCAAATTTCCAAAATACCTAAAAAATACTCCGCTCTTGAAATCCTTCAATATATTGTACTAATTTCTCTATTGCTTTACTTTGGAAAAACATTATTTATTCCCCTTAGCTTTTCATTATTGATTAGCTTTATCCTCTATCCGGTTTGTCAATGGATGGAAAAAAAAGGAATTAGTAAAACCCTAGCCATTTTTCTATGTTTATCCATTCTCATTCTACTGGCTGGAGTGCTATTATACATCCTTTTTTTACAAATCCAAGAATTTACTAACGAGTGGGATCAATTTAGGATAAAACTATTAGAAGCCTTGAGTCAAATAAGTCTTTTTATCAGTCAGCGATTTGAAATAAGCGCAGCTGAACAGCAACTTTTTTTTAGAAACTCAGTTGATAACTCCGGCACACAGCTTTTCTCGATGTTGCAAAGCATGGCCTATTCCTTTTCAGAAATCTTTTTTTTCCTTTTAATTATTCCGGTTTTTTCGGCTCTTATCCTTTTCCACCGCCACATTCTGGTGAATGTTTTGTATCAAATTTTCCCATCAGAGAAAAGAAAAATAATATACGAAATCCTCATCGAAACCATACATGCCTATTATAATTTTATCAAAGGAATGCTAGTTGTATACCTTATTGTAGGTGTTTTAAACAGCATTGGACTAGCCCTTATTGGAATACCTCATCCTTTTCTATTTGGCTTTATTGCATCCATTCTTACCTTTATTCCTTACATCGGAATTATGATTTCTGCCCTTTTACCCATTGCGGTTTCCTGGATCACCTTCAATTCTATCTGGTATCCTTTGGCTGTCATTCTTGTTTTTGTCGTAGTTCAAATTTTAGAAGCCTATATTATTTTTCCCTTTGCAGTAGGCAGTCGTTTAAAAATCAACACTCTCGTTATCATTATTATGATTACTGCCGGAGGTATTTTATGGGGTGCGGCGGGAATGATTTTATTTATTCCGTTTATAAGTATCCTTAAACTCATCGCCGATCGATCGGAACGTTTAAAAACTTTATCCATTCTGCTTGGCGATGGCCAAATAAAAAAACCACAAGAATAA
- a CDS encoding M28 family peptidase has translation MKKNTFLALFLFNGLLLFAQSNEEETIRKIYSSSLTNSKCYAWLDHLSNKIGGRLSGSANAEKAVQYTKTQLETLGLDKVYLQEVMVPKWVRGEKETAYIQEGKTKTHVPICALGGSVATPKNGLTAEVVEVHSIEELARLGDKLKGKIVFFNRAMEPENIETFISYGGCVDQRYAGAAAASKFGAVGTIVRSVNLRLDDFPHTGAQSYNGIPKSQYIPTAAISTNGAELLSKKLKSNPKLKFYFKMSCEQLDDVLSYNVIGEIKGSEHPENIMVVGGHLDSWDLADGSHDDGAGVVQSMEVINIFKNLGYRPKNTLRVVLFMNEENGGRGGQKYEELAQANKEKHIFALESDAGGFSPRGFSLDTDDANFNQILGWKDLFEPYLVHSFTKGHAGSDIGPLTSKPLVKAGLKPDSQRYFDHHHAANDTFDAINKRELELGAATMASLVYLIDQKGIVK, from the coding sequence ATGAAAAAAAACACTTTTTTAGCTTTATTTCTTTTTAATGGATTACTGCTTTTTGCTCAAAGCAATGAAGAAGAAACTATTAGAAAAATTTATAGTTCTTCTTTGACCAATTCAAAATGTTATGCTTGGCTAGATCATTTGTCTAATAAAATTGGGGGTCGTTTATCAGGTTCTGCCAATGCTGAAAAAGCCGTTCAGTATACAAAAACACAGCTTGAAACCTTAGGTCTGGACAAGGTTTATCTACAGGAAGTAATGGTTCCTAAATGGGTGCGAGGCGAAAAAGAAACCGCATACATTCAAGAGGGGAAAACTAAAACCCATGTGCCTATTTGTGCTTTGGGAGGATCTGTAGCCACGCCAAAAAACGGATTGACTGCCGAAGTTGTCGAAGTACACAGCATCGAAGAATTAGCTCGTTTAGGAGATAAATTAAAAGGAAAAATCGTCTTTTTCAACAGAGCGATGGAACCGGAAAACATAGAAACATTCATCTCTTATGGTGGCTGTGTTGATCAAAGATATGCAGGCGCTGCTGCTGCTTCAAAGTTTGGTGCGGTGGGAACTATTGTGCGCTCGGTGAATTTGAGATTAGATGATTTTCCGCATACCGGAGCACAAAGTTATAATGGAATCCCTAAGTCACAATATATTCCAACAGCCGCCATCAGTACTAATGGCGCCGAATTACTGAGCAAAAAATTAAAGAGCAATCCAAAATTGAAATTCTATTTTAAAATGTCATGCGAGCAATTGGACGATGTTTTATCTTATAATGTCATTGGAGAAATAAAAGGAAGCGAACATCCAGAGAATATAATGGTAGTTGGTGGTCATCTTGATTCTTGGGACTTAGCCGATGGTTCCCACGATGATGGAGCAGGAGTAGTACAAAGTATGGAAGTGATTAATATCTTTAAAAACCTTGGTTATAGACCTAAAAATACCCTTCGTGTTGTGTTATTCATGAATGAGGAAAATGGAGGTAGAGGCGGACAGAAATATGAAGAATTGGCGCAAGCCAATAAAGAAAAACACATTTTTGCTTTAGAAAGTGATGCAGGAGGATTCAGTCCTAGAGGATTTTCTTTAGATACTGATGACGCCAATTTTAATCAAATATTGGGATGGAAAGATTTATTTGAACCTTATTTGGTACATAGTTTTACAAAAGGACATGCAGGATCTGACATTGGACCATTAACATCAAAACCCTTGGTAAAAGCAGGACTAAAACCAGATTCGCAACGTTATTTTGATCACCATCATGCGGCCAATGATACTTTTGATGCAATCAATAAAAGGGAACTGGAACTGGGAGCGGCAACGATGGCTTCTTTGGTGTACTTAATTGATCAAAAAGGAATTGTGAAGTAA
- a CDS encoding acetate/propionate family kinase — translation MKIVIINSGSSSIKYQLIKMPANEVICSGMIDRIGLETSNLSYETKENRIDEIMAIPNHKVGLKKVAQLLLDEKVGVIKSTSEIEAVGHRVVHGGSSFSNTVLITKEVKDKIKQLFDLAPLHNPANLEGINVAEEIFENAKQIAVFDTAFHQTIPVVAHKYAIPNKLLTENKIRVYGFHGTSHKYVSEQAILYLRDNLKMQASKIITIHLGNGCSMTAVKDGKSIDHTLGFAPMNGLIMGTRCGDIDQSAIFYMVNSLGYTLDEVNTILQKQSGMLGLTGFSDLRDIEANAEKGNKDCQLALAMNAYRIKKYIGSYTAVLNGLDAIVFTAGIGENSSYIRKLVCTDMDYFGIELDDAKNNVRSKTIREINSKNSKTKILIIPTNEEEEIAKQVHELLLS, via the coding sequence ATGAAAATAGTAATAATAAATTCAGGAAGTTCTTCCATAAAATACCAATTAATCAAAATGCCGGCTAATGAGGTCATTTGCAGCGGTATGATTGACAGAATAGGTTTAGAAACATCTAATCTGAGTTATGAAACCAAAGAGAATCGTATTGACGAAATAATGGCTATTCCAAATCATAAAGTTGGACTAAAAAAAGTTGCTCAATTACTGCTCGATGAGAAAGTGGGAGTAATTAAAAGTACTTCGGAGATTGAAGCTGTAGGGCATCGAGTGGTGCATGGGGGAAGCAGTTTTTCTAATACGGTACTCATTACAAAGGAAGTAAAAGACAAGATAAAACAACTTTTCGATCTGGCACCTTTGCATAATCCGGCCAATTTAGAAGGAATAAATGTTGCCGAGGAAATTTTTGAAAATGCTAAGCAGATTGCCGTTTTTGATACTGCTTTCCATCAAACCATTCCAGTTGTAGCGCATAAATATGCTATTCCTAATAAATTGTTGACGGAGAACAAAATTCGGGTTTATGGTTTTCACGGGACCAGTCATAAGTACGTTTCGGAGCAAGCAATCCTATATTTGAGGGATAATCTAAAAATGCAAGCGTCAAAAATTATTACTATTCATTTAGGGAATGGTTGTAGTATGACAGCGGTTAAAGACGGAAAAAGTATCGATCATACGCTAGGCTTTGCTCCTATGAATGGTTTAATTATGGGAACTCGATGTGGCGACATAGACCAGTCTGCTATTTTTTATATGGTCAATTCATTGGGCTATACACTTGATGAGGTAAACACTATTCTTCAAAAGCAAAGCGGAATGCTAGGACTTACTGGATTTAGTGATTTGAGAGATATTGAAGCCAATGCCGAGAAGGGCAATAAGGATTGTCAATTGGCTTTGGCGATGAATGCCTATCGTATAAAAAAATATATTGGTTCTTATACGGCGGTATTAAATGGTTTGGATGCCATAGTTTTTACAGCTGGAATAGGGGAGAACTCTTCTTATATCAGAAAATTAGTTTGTACGGATATGGATTATTTCGGAATCGAATTAGACGATGCCAAAAACAATGTACGTTCCAAAACTATCAGAGAAATCAACAGTAAAAATTCAAAAACAAAAATCCTGATAATTCCTACTAATGAGGAAGAGGAAATAGCCAAACAAGTTCATGAATTGTTGTTGAGTTAG
- the pta gene encoding phosphate acetyltransferase, whose protein sequence is MNKAIYIATSEHNSGKSIVTLGLMSMLIGKTARVGYFRPIIEDFDDGKLDNHIETVISHFGLDIAFEDAFAITKSKLIKKKNKGKIGEVLDLIIEKYKKLEEQFDFVLVEGTSFSGEGTVIELDMNVLIAKNLGIPTIIVGSGVGKTLEELIDSLYLAYDSFKVKEVEVLAVIANKVQPENIRLVTDGLKASLPKEVLVNAIPIVSSLNNPTIKEIVDVLGAKVLFGEEFLNNQVGNFSVGAMQLRNYLLHLKENALVITPGDRADIILGALQANESANYPTISGIVLTGNILPEDSIIKLIEGLTTIVPIIAVAGGTYEITNKLGNIKSKIYADNKQKIESSISAFEKYVDLDNLSKKLSSFEAEGMTPKMFQYNLVKRAKQYRKHIVLPEGNDERIIIATSRLLAMDVVDISVIGNKKQIENKVAELGIAFDFSKVKIINPIESEKYEDYVKTYYELRKNKNVSMAMAKDLMEDVSYFGTMMVYKGDADGMVSGAAHTTQHTILPALQFIKTKPDTCIVSSIFFMCLEDRVSVFGDCAINPNPTAEQLAEIAISSADSSLAFGIEPKVAMLSYSSGASGKGDEVDKVRTATEIVRKKRPDLKIEGPIQYDAAVDMEVGQSKMPNSEVAGQASVLIFPDLNTGNNTYKAVQRETSALAIGPMLQGLNKPVNDLSRGCTVDDIINTVVITAIQAQGF, encoded by the coding sequence ATGAATAAGGCGATATATATTGCAACAAGTGAACATAATAGCGGAAAATCAATAGTTACTCTCGGTTTGATGAGTATGCTTATTGGGAAAACAGCCAGAGTAGGTTATTTTAGACCTATCATAGAAGATTTTGACGATGGCAAACTAGATAATCATATCGAGACGGTGATTTCTCATTTCGGATTAGACATTGCGTTTGAAGATGCCTTTGCCATTACCAAAAGCAAGCTGATAAAAAAGAAGAACAAAGGAAAAATAGGAGAAGTTCTGGATTTGATTATTGAGAAATACAAAAAATTAGAAGAACAGTTCGATTTTGTTTTGGTTGAAGGCACCAGTTTTAGCGGAGAAGGAACTGTTATAGAACTGGATATGAATGTGCTAATAGCCAAAAATCTGGGGATACCAACTATTATTGTGGGTTCTGGAGTTGGTAAAACACTCGAAGAATTGATAGATAGCCTTTATTTGGCCTACGATTCCTTCAAAGTCAAAGAGGTGGAAGTATTGGCTGTAATAGCCAATAAAGTGCAGCCCGAAAACATTAGACTGGTAACAGATGGTTTGAAAGCGAGTTTACCCAAAGAGGTTTTGGTAAACGCTATCCCTATTGTTTCCAGTTTGAATAATCCTACCATCAAAGAAATAGTTGATGTACTGGGAGCAAAAGTTTTGTTTGGAGAAGAATTTTTAAACAATCAGGTTGGTAATTTTAGTGTGGGTGCCATGCAATTGCGCAACTATTTATTGCATCTGAAAGAAAATGCTCTTGTAATCACTCCGGGCGACAGAGCCGATATTATCCTTGGTGCATTACAAGCCAATGAATCAGCAAATTATCCTACGATTTCAGGGATTGTTTTAACGGGAAATATTTTACCGGAGGATAGTATTATCAAATTGATTGAGGGATTGACTACCATTGTGCCTATAATTGCTGTGGCAGGAGGAACTTATGAAATCACCAATAAATTAGGGAACATAAAGTCTAAAATTTATGCCGATAATAAACAAAAAATAGAAAGCTCTATAAGTGCTTTTGAAAAATACGTAGACCTGGATAATTTGTCCAAAAAACTAAGCTCTTTTGAAGCGGAAGGAATGACACCCAAAATGTTTCAATACAATTTGGTAAAAAGAGCCAAACAATATCGTAAACATATCGTTTTACCCGAAGGAAATGACGAAAGGATAATAATAGCAACTTCCCGATTATTGGCCATGGATGTGGTTGATATATCCGTCATTGGAAATAAAAAACAGATTGAAAACAAAGTGGCCGAATTGGGAATTGCTTTTGATTTTTCGAAAGTGAAAATCATCAATCCAATCGAATCGGAAAAATATGAGGATTATGTAAAAACTTATTATGAGTTACGAAAAAACAAGAACGTTTCTATGGCTATGGCCAAAGATTTAATGGAAGACGTTTCTTATTTTGGAACCATGATGGTCTATAAAGGTGATGCTGACGGAATGGTTTCCGGTGCCGCACACACCACGCAGCACACCATTTTACCAGCCTTGCAATTCATAAAAACAAAACCGGATACTTGTATTGTTTCTTCTATATTTTTCATGTGCTTGGAAGATCGGGTTTCTGTTTTTGGTGACTGCGCCATTAATCCAAATCCAACGGCGGAACAATTGGCCGAAATTGCCATTTCCTCAGCCGATTCGAGTTTGGCATTTGGTATAGAACCAAAAGTAGCGATGCTCTCTTATTCTTCTGGCGCATCAGGAAAAGGAGATGAGGTAGATAAGGTAAGAACTGCCACCGAAATAGTGAGAAAAAAACGCCCCGACTTGAAAATTGAAGGACCAATACAATATGACGCGGCAGTAGATATGGAAGTGGGACAAAGTAAAATGCCAAATTCGGAAGTAGCAGGACAGGCAAGTGTGCTTATTTTCCCGGATTTAAATACGGGAAATAATACTTACAAGGCCGTTCAGAGAGAAACCAGCGCTTTGGCAATTGGACCTATGTTGCAAGGTTTGAATAAACCGGTCAATGATTTGAGTCGTGGTTGTACGGTAGATGACATTATTAATACGGTTGTGATTACGGCCATCCAAGCCCAAGGATTTTAG
- the corA gene encoding magnesium/cobalt transporter CorA — protein sequence MRKIKYKKGRKLQPFSLEYTGIHKSKESEMQLFVYDSFDLIEYEDFKVQDLDKYINIEKTNWLNLHGLNNVELVKTIGSYFEVDNFMLADILNTTKRTKLEELPEMLFFNIKSLLPVEDSDNIRVEQISFLMKEGILISFQEKRSDFFAHIRERIRTHSGIVRIKKADYLLYILLDAIMENFYITIENEEDKIENLINLSKNSADPIILEKIEKHRDNFNFLKRSIVPLRDSLYDIKSIKEDNLFNVMETDSFIFFTRLHQKSLELLEQIESDMGSLESASNFFFSAQTHKMNEIMKTLTIVSAIFIPLTFIVGVYGMNFEHMPELKYENGYYTVMSIMVFIGIMMVFYFKKRKWF from the coding sequence ATGAGAAAAATTAAATACAAGAAAGGAAGGAAACTGCAACCGTTCAGCCTTGAATACACTGGTATTCATAAGAGCAAGGAATCAGAGATGCAGCTGTTTGTATATGATAGTTTTGATCTGATAGAATATGAGGATTTTAAGGTTCAGGATTTGGATAAATATATCAATATCGAAAAAACAAACTGGCTTAATTTACATGGTTTAAATAATGTCGAATTGGTAAAAACAATTGGTAGTTATTTTGAAGTTGACAATTTCATGCTTGCCGATATTTTGAACACCACTAAAAGAACTAAGCTAGAAGAACTTCCGGAAATGCTTTTTTTTAATATCAAATCGCTTTTACCTGTGGAAGATTCTGATAATATACGAGTAGAGCAGATTAGTTTTTTGATGAAAGAAGGAATTTTGATTTCGTTTCAGGAAAAACGTTCTGATTTTTTTGCGCACATTCGCGAACGTATTCGTACTCATTCTGGAATTGTAAGAATTAAAAAAGCCGATTATTTGCTGTATATTTTGCTCGATGCCATTATGGAAAATTTCTATATCACCATCGAAAATGAAGAGGATAAAATAGAGAATTTGATTAATCTGTCTAAAAATAGTGCCGATCCTATTATTTTGGAAAAAATCGAAAAACATAGGGATAATTTTAATTTTCTAAAACGTTCTATTGTTCCGCTTCGGGATTCCTTGTATGATATAAAAAGTATCAAAGAGGATAATTTGTTCAATGTCATGGAAACCGACAGTTTTATTTTTTTTACCCGTCTGCATCAAAAAAGTTTGGAACTTTTAGAACAGATAGAATCTGATATGGGTTCGCTGGAAAGCGCTTCGAATTTCTTTTTTTCGGCCCAGACGCATAAGATGAATGAGATTATGAAAACGCTTACCATAGTATCGGCAATATTTATTCCATTGACATTTATCGTAGGGGTTTATGGGATGAATTTTGAACACATGCCCGAACTGAAATATGAAAATGGTTATTATACCGTTATGAGCATCATGGTTTTTATAGGGATAATGATGGTGTTTTATTTTAAAAAAAGAAAATGGTTTTGA
- a CDS encoding zinc-dependent metalloprotease, with translation MQKKVILISTCLLLGLHQGTLAQSKKKKDKQTSSVSAPAAKKPEEKKGPKPYNKVIDSTAVTQKGLIDIHKMDNKYLFEIPADLLGTEIMTITRFSKTPAGGGIFGGEEINKQVIQFEKGINNTILLRSITYVIMSSAEDKPLAKAVNNSSANPIIASYDILAIKKNDKEKTEASYVIDMTPTFETDVQTFSLDPAKKQSLSIQAFQKDRSFIQKISSYPINTEIRTVKTFSTVPNLVSLSPAPKIGANLPAALDSGVLTVELNTSMIALPKKPMRKRSFDARVGYFANQYGLFEDDSHKSDKEIFAVRWRLEPKSKEDAEKQKRGELIEPEKPIVYYIDPATPEKWKKYIKQGIDDWQVAFEHAGWKNAIRGEYWPENDPTMSLEDARFSVLRYFAAEIQNAYGPNVHDPRTGEILESHIGWYHNIMSLLRDWYLIQTAAVDPAARKKQFDDELMGQLIRFVSSHEVGHTLGLRHNMGASSATPVEKLRDAAYQDKFGHTSSIMDYARFNYVAQPEDGVTSLFPRIGDYDKWAIKWGYSYFPEAQNEKEEKAILNEMTKEAYKDRRLWFGTEMSPYDPRYQTEDIGDNAMKASAYGIKNLKRILPNLLEWSKEKGESYAELEDLYDALTGQFRRYMGHVTKNVGGVYDTPTTYDMGGNQFEIVPKEIQKEAVSFLNAQLFSTPKWLMDPNILSKISPENGVESIKAMQNSTLTSLLAGDRMVRLLEATSAGKNYYSVDELLTDLKNGIFSELKTNASIDIYRRNMQKLYVSKVCALLTPGTTTIRNVPVGVTYGFNSKTVNLNETDLPSIARGQLISLKTGLKAAALKTTDRMSRLHLQDLAVRIEKALDPK, from the coding sequence ATGCAAAAAAAAGTAATTTTAATCAGTACCTGTCTACTCTTAGGTCTCCATCAGGGAACATTAGCCCAAAGCAAGAAAAAGAAGGACAAACAAACTAGTTCTGTTTCAGCACCAGCCGCTAAAAAACCGGAAGAAAAAAAAGGACCAAAACCATACAATAAGGTTATTGACTCTACTGCTGTAACGCAAAAAGGACTTATTGATATCCATAAAATGGATAATAAATACCTTTTTGAAATTCCTGCTGATCTTTTAGGTACTGAAATCATGACCATCACCCGCTTTTCTAAAACTCCTGCCGGTGGAGGTATTTTTGGTGGAGAAGAAATAAACAAACAGGTAATTCAATTTGAAAAAGGAATCAACAATACTATTCTATTGCGTTCCATTACTTATGTTATCATGTCATCGGCTGAAGATAAACCCTTAGCCAAAGCCGTTAATAATTCATCGGCTAATCCTATAATTGCGAGCTATGATATTTTGGCTATCAAGAAAAATGACAAAGAAAAAACGGAAGCTTCCTATGTTATTGACATGACTCCAACTTTTGAAACTGATGTACAAACTTTTTCTTTGGATCCTGCCAAAAAACAAAGTCTTAGCATTCAAGCTTTCCAAAAAGACCGCTCTTTTATCCAAAAAATAAGCAGTTATCCTATCAATACCGAAATTAGAACAGTTAAAACTTTTTCGACTGTACCAAATTTGGTTTCCTTGAGTCCAGCACCAAAAATAGGTGCAAACTTGCCTGCAGCCCTAGATTCCGGAGTCCTTACAGTAGAATTAAACACTTCTATGATTGCTTTACCCAAAAAACCAATGCGCAAAAGATCTTTTGATGCACGTGTGGGCTATTTTGCCAATCAATATGGTTTATTTGAAGATGATTCGCATAAATCAGATAAGGAAATCTTTGCCGTAAGATGGCGTTTAGAACCAAAATCTAAAGAAGACGCTGAAAAACAAAAAAGAGGCGAATTGATCGAGCCAGAAAAGCCGATAGTTTATTATATTGATCCAGCTACACCAGAGAAATGGAAAAAATACATCAAACAAGGAATCGATGATTGGCAGGTTGCTTTTGAGCATGCAGGATGGAAAAACGCTATTCGCGGTGAATATTGGCCGGAAAATGACCCTACAATGAGTCTTGAAGATGCCCGTTTTTCAGTATTGCGCTATTTTGCTGCCGAAATTCAAAATGCTTACGGACCAAATGTCCATGATCCAAGAACTGGTGAAATTTTAGAAAGCCACATCGGATGGTACCATAATATAATGAGTTTATTACGTGACTGGTACCTGATCCAGACTGCAGCTGTAGATCCTGCTGCAAGAAAGAAGCAATTTGATGATGAGTTGATGGGCCAACTAATCCGTTTCGTTTCTTCACATGAAGTAGGACATACTTTAGGTCTTCGTCATAATATGGGAGCTAGTTCAGCTACACCTGTAGAAAAACTGAGAGATGCAGCCTATCAAGATAAATTTGGGCATACTTCTTCTATTATGGATTATGCGCGTTTTAATTATGTTGCACAACCAGAAGATGGAGTTACAAGTCTTTTTCCTAGAATTGGAGACTATGACAAATGGGCGATAAAGTGGGGTTATTCTTATTTCCCTGAAGCTCAAAACGAAAAGGAAGAAAAAGCCATTCTGAATGAAATGACCAAAGAAGCTTACAAAGACCGCCGTCTATGGTTTGGTACTGAAATGAGTCCTTATGACCCTAGATACCAGACAGAAGACATTGGCGATAATGCAATGAAAGCTTCAGCTTATGGGATCAAAAACCTGAAAAGAATTCTTCCTAACTTATTAGAATGGAGTAAAGAAAAAGGCGAAAGTTATGCTGAACTTGAGGATCTTTATGACGCACTTACCGGACAATTTAGAAGATATATGGGCCATGTCACTAAAAACGTAGGTGGTGTTTATGACACTCCTACAACCTATGATATGGGAGGAAATCAATTTGAAATCGTTCCAAAAGAAATTCAAAAAGAGGCTGTAAGTTTTTTAAATGCTCAATTATTCTCAACTCCAAAATGGTTAATGGATCCAAATATTCTTTCGAAAATTAGTCCTGAAAATGGCGTTGAATCGATAAAAGCAATGCAAAATTCTACCTTGACTAGCTTATTGGCAGGTGACAGAATGGTGCGTTTACTTGAAGCAACTTCTGCTGGCAAAAACTACTATTCCGTAGATGAATTACTTACTGATCTTAAAAACGGTATTTTCTCTGAACTAAAAACCAATGCTTCGATAGACATTTATAGAAGAAATATGCAAAAATTATACGTAAGTAAAGTTTGCGCTTTGTTGACTCCTGGAACAACAACAATACGAAATGTCCCTGTAGGAGTGACTTATGGTTTTAACTCGAAGACCGTCAACCTAAACGAAACTGACTTGCCTTCTATTGCCAGAGGACAATTAATCAGTTTAAAAACAGGATTAAAAGCCGCAGCATTAAAGACAACCGACAGAATGAGTAGATTGCATTTACAAGATTTAGCGGTTCGTATCGAAAAAGCGTTAGATCCAAAATAA